A genomic stretch from Flavobacterium sp. KS-LB2 includes:
- a CDS encoding TolC family protein, producing the protein MHKIKINKFLIPLGICLAVVSCTPALAPLAATKAVPESFDKSMDTITTATAPWRTYFKDQNLIHLIDIALQNNQELQITLQEIEIAKNDIRVRKGALLPKVGIGAGAGIEKVGRYTSQGAGDASTEIRPGLEMPEPLGDLKIAAYANWEVDIWKKLRSSKKAAISRYLSTVEGKNFVITNLIAEVANSYYELLALDSQLDIVKQTINLQSNALEIVKIQKEAARTTELAVQKFQAEVMASKSMEFEILQNIKETENKINFLLGQYPQEIKRDKTNFVDLIPSGISSGIPAQLLANRPDIKQAELELEAAKLDVKTARAEFYPSLDITAAVGFNAFKPSYLFTLPESLLYALAGDLTAPLINRNALKAEYSSANARQIQALYNYERSILNAYLEVSSQLSKINNLEKSYDLKSQQVAALNRSIAVAGDLFKSARVDYFEVLMTQRDALESKLELIETKKAQLNASVLVYRDLGGGWK; encoded by the coding sequence ATGCATAAAATAAAGATTAATAAATTTCTTATACCGCTAGGCATTTGCTTGGCGGTGGTAAGTTGTACTCCAGCTCTTGCGCCCTTGGCAGCAACCAAGGCTGTTCCTGAATCATTCGATAAAAGTATGGATACGATTACTACAGCTACGGCTCCTTGGCGTACCTATTTTAAAGATCAAAATCTGATTCATTTGATTGATATTGCCTTGCAAAACAATCAAGAATTACAGATTACTTTACAGGAAATTGAAATAGCTAAAAATGATATTCGTGTTCGTAAAGGAGCATTGTTACCAAAAGTGGGTATTGGTGCTGGTGCAGGAATTGAAAAAGTGGGCAGATACACCAGTCAGGGAGCAGGAGATGCTTCAACTGAAATAAGACCAGGTCTAGAAATGCCAGAACCATTGGGTGATTTGAAAATAGCCGCTTATGCCAATTGGGAAGTGGATATTTGGAAAAAATTACGTAGTTCCAAAAAAGCAGCCATAAGTCGGTATTTATCAACTGTCGAAGGGAAGAATTTTGTGATAACCAATCTTATTGCTGAGGTTGCTAATTCTTATTACGAATTGTTGGCTTTGGATAGCCAATTGGATATCGTAAAACAAACCATTAACTTGCAGTCGAATGCTTTAGAAATTGTAAAAATTCAGAAAGAAGCAGCCAGAACGACTGAATTAGCAGTTCAGAAATTTCAGGCTGAAGTTATGGCATCTAAAAGTATGGAGTTTGAGATTCTTCAAAACATAAAAGAAACGGAGAATAAAATTAACTTCCTACTTGGACAATATCCACAAGAAATAAAGAGAGATAAAACTAATTTTGTGGATTTAATACCTTCGGGAATTAGTTCTGGAATTCCTGCGCAATTGCTCGCCAATCGTCCTGATATAAAACAAGCTGAATTAGAATTAGAAGCAGCGAAACTTGATGTAAAAACGGCTCGCGCCGAGTTTTATCCTTCACTAGATATTACTGCAGCGGTAGGTTTTAATGCTTTTAAACCTTCGTATTTATTCACGCTTCCGGAATCGTTATTGTATGCATTAGCTGGGGATTTAACAGCTCCGTTAATTAACAGAAATGCGCTAAAAGCAGAATATAGTTCTGCTAACGCCAGACAAATTCAAGCTTTGTACAACTATGAACGTTCGATTCTGAATGCGTATTTGGAAGTTTCTAGTCAGCTTTCTAAAATCAATAATTTAGAAAAAAGCTATGATTTGAAATCGCAACAAGTAGCTGCTTTGAACCGATCTATTGCTGTAGCAGGTGATTTATTCAAGTCTGCCAGAGTAGATTATTTTGAAGTTTTGATGACGCAACGTGATGCTTTGGAATCTAAACTAGAATTGATTGAAACCAAAAAAGCCCAACTTAATGCCTCAGTTCTGGTATATCGAGATTTAGGTGGCGGTTGGAAATAA
- a CDS encoding helix-turn-helix domain-containing protein has product MNDFNLGLFIKEHRKQAGLTQLELANLAGVGKTTLFDIEKNKETVSWNNLLAVLKVLNIEIQFKSPINK; this is encoded by the coding sequence ATGAATGATTTTAATTTGGGTCTCTTCATAAAAGAGCATCGTAAACAAGCAGGATTGACACAATTAGAACTGGCTAATCTGGCAGGAGTAGGGAAGACTACCCTTTTTGATATTGAAAAAAATAAAGAAACGGTTAGTTGGAATAATCTTTTAGCTGTTCTAAAAGTATTAAACATTGAAATCCAGTTTAAAAGTCCAATCAATAAATAA
- a CDS encoding HipA N-terminal domain-containing protein: protein MKKAIIFVHNKRAGILSENTTGGYEFAYDDKYAGEPVSLTMPLTTKIYSFAKFPSFFEGLLPEGIMLEGLLKIGKIDKNDYFAQLIATGNDLVGAVTVKEWKDE from the coding sequence ATGAAAAAAGCAATCATATTTGTTCACAACAAAAGAGCAGGAATATTGAGTGAAAATACTACTGGAGGCTATGAATTTGCCTATGATGACAAGTATGCTGGAGAACCGGTATCATTGACAATGCCATTAACCACTAAAATATATTCATTTGCCAAATTCCCTTCTTTTTTTGAAGGATTATTGCCAGAAGGAATTATGCTTGAAGGGCTTTTAAAAATTGGTAAAATTGACAAAAATGATTATTTCGCACAACTAATTGCAACAGGAAATGATTTGGTAGGAGCAGTAACGGTAAAAGAATGGAAAGATGAATAG
- a CDS encoding HipA domain-containing protein: MNRCPITYELCGTEKYSEKGLRMIAPKLTTLYDLPFTAAEQRREAANRAKKLSIQGVQPKLSAVISVTNQQFEIVDQFGNYIIKPQNDIFPELPENEDVTMKMAKVYGLDVPLHGLIYSKDGSLSYFIKRFDRYSKGKKYATEDFAQLTGSSRDTKYDYTMEKLVKVIDEYCTFPAIAKADFFKRVLFCFITGNEDMHLKNFSVITKAGKTTLTPVYDFLNSSISIKNPQEELALSLKGKKSNFKSTELIAYYAKERLGLNDKIINTILSDMNKSRSKWIELVEVSFLSDTMKEKYLKVLDNRMNRF; this comes from the coding sequence ATGAATAGATGTCCAATAACTTACGAACTATGTGGCACTGAAAAATATAGTGAAAAGGGACTTCGGATGATTGCTCCAAAACTTACTACATTATATGATTTACCATTTACCGCCGCTGAACAAAGGCGAGAAGCGGCAAATCGTGCCAAAAAGTTGTCCATTCAAGGAGTTCAACCTAAATTAAGTGCTGTTATTTCAGTGACAAATCAACAATTTGAAATTGTAGATCAGTTTGGTAATTATATTATAAAACCTCAAAATGACATCTTTCCTGAATTGCCAGAAAATGAAGATGTAACGATGAAAATGGCAAAAGTCTATGGGCTTGATGTGCCTCTTCATGGATTGATTTATTCAAAAGATGGTAGCCTTTCTTATTTTATCAAACGATTTGACAGATACAGTAAAGGAAAAAAATACGCTACGGAAGATTTTGCACAATTAACAGGAAGTTCAAGAGATACCAAGTATGATTATACTATGGAAAAGTTAGTCAAAGTAATTGACGAATACTGCACTTTTCCTGCTATAGCGAAAGCAGATTTTTTTAAACGAGTTTTATTCTGTTTTATAACGGGTAATGAAGATATGCATTTAAAGAACTTCTCAGTAATCACGAAAGCTGGAAAAACAACATTAACTCCAGTTTACGACTTTTTAAATTCTTCCATTTCCATTAAAAATCCGCAGGAAGAATTGGCGCTATCTCTCAAAGGTAAAAAGAGCAATTTCAAATCAACGGAATTAATAGCGTATTACGCAAAAGAACGTCTGGGACTTAATGATAAAATAATTAACACTATTTTATCTGATATGAATAAAAGTAGGTCTAAATGGATTGAACTTGTAGAAGTGTCTTTTTTGTCTGATACTATGAAAGAGAAGTATCTCAAGGTATTGGATAATAGGATGAATAGATTTTAA
- a CDS encoding serine hydrolase domain-containing protein, with product MNFIKKTNILHISLLFLILTSCNKEKKKIELSDAQLPKSTLPKMKPLSKPETKLTAEYINAKRNSIDSFYKKNWPNNSANGSFLVAKNGQIIYEKYEGYSNFRDKTVITKSTPLHIASVSKVITATAILKLVNAKRIELDQKVNTILKEFPYPEVTVRTLLNHRSGMRNYAYFTDRDKTIWDRHDILTNQDILTIMATKDIGLEFKTDTRFSYCNTNYAMLALIIEKITKLPYKEAMKQIIFEPLGMKNTYVFDYERDKDTAVTSYKGNKVEIGKDYLDAIYGDKNIYSTPRDLLKFDRARNSSKFLTPELQNQVYKGYSNERKGTKNYGLGIRMINWETGQNFYFHNGWWHGNTSAYITLRKEGVTIIALSNKFTRKTYDVRKLAVLFGDYPFKLQDE from the coding sequence ATGAATTTTATAAAAAAAACAAATATACTACATATATCACTCCTCTTCTTGATTTTGACCTCTTGCAATAAAGAGAAAAAGAAAATAGAATTGAGCGATGCCCAACTCCCAAAGAGTACATTACCTAAGATGAAGCCGTTAAGCAAACCAGAAACAAAATTAACTGCTGAATACATTAATGCTAAAAGGAACTCCATAGACTCTTTCTATAAAAAAAACTGGCCCAACAATAGTGCAAACGGAAGTTTTCTTGTTGCTAAAAATGGTCAAATTATTTATGAAAAATATGAAGGCTACTCTAATTTTAGAGACAAAACAGTAATTACTAAGTCTACACCACTACATATTGCCTCGGTGAGTAAAGTAATTACAGCAACTGCGATTTTAAAATTAGTAAATGCTAAAAGAATTGAGTTAGATCAGAAGGTAAATACAATTTTAAAGGAGTTTCCGTATCCTGAGGTTACCGTGAGAACATTACTGAATCATCGCAGTGGCATGCGTAATTACGCTTATTTTACGGATAGAGATAAAACTATTTGGGACAGACATGACATTCTTACTAATCAAGATATTCTTACCATCATGGCAACTAAGGACATTGGTTTGGAATTCAAGACCGATACTCGTTTCAGTTATTGCAACACTAATTATGCCATGTTGGCATTAATAATTGAAAAAATCACAAAACTTCCTTACAAAGAGGCCATGAAACAAATTATTTTTGAGCCACTAGGAATGAAAAACACCTATGTTTTTGACTATGAAAGAGATAAAGACACTGCGGTTACATCCTACAAAGGAAACAAAGTAGAGATTGGAAAAGATTACCTGGATGCTATTTACGGTGATAAGAATATATACTCCACACCACGGGACTTATTGAAATTTGACCGAGCAAGAAATAGTTCTAAATTTTTAACACCTGAGTTGCAAAACCAAGTTTATAAAGGATATAGCAATGAACGCAAAGGCACTAAAAATTATGGCTTAGGCATCAGAATGATCAATTGGGAGACGGGTCAAAACTTTTATTTTCACAATGGTTGGTGGCATGGTAATACATCTGCCTATATCACATTAAGAAAAGAAGGCGTTACCATCATAGCACTTTCAAATAAATTTACTCGAAAAACATATGACGTAAGAAAATTAGCTGTTTTATTTGGAGACTACCCGTTTAAATTACAAGATGAATAA
- a CDS encoding NAD(P)-dependent oxidoreductase, whose amino-acid sequence MKFGILKERKNPPDRRVIFSPDELARLKQLYQDASVAVESSDIRVFTDEQYKNSGIEVTNDISDCDVLFGVKEVPVDHLIPNKAYFFFSHTIKKQPYNRKLLQAILEKNIDLYDHETIVNAQNQRLIGFGRYAGIVGAYNSIRAFGIKFELFKLPKAETLSGKEALIAHLKRLVLPPLKFVITGTGKVGNGAKEILDAIKVKEVSVENYLTKNYTQPVYTQIDVLDYNKRKDGQVLDFTDFYENPTEYISDFKRFTTVSDIYISGHFHANEAPIILTREMLQSKDCKIKIVADVSCDVNGPIACTLRSSTIAEPLYGYLPSEDKEVDVFHPAAIVVMAVDNLPCELPKDASEGFGEMFMEHVIPAFFNGDKDGILQRAKIAENGKLTPRFSYLQDYVDGK is encoded by the coding sequence ATGAAATTCGGAATTTTAAAAGAAAGAAAAAACCCGCCTGACAGAAGAGTTATTTTCTCACCAGATGAATTGGCCAGATTAAAACAGTTATATCAAGATGCCTCAGTAGCAGTAGAAAGTTCGGATATTAGAGTCTTTACAGATGAACAATATAAAAATTCAGGAATTGAAGTAACAAATGACATCAGTGATTGTGATGTTCTATTTGGGGTGAAAGAGGTTCCTGTTGATCATTTAATTCCTAATAAAGCCTATTTCTTTTTTTCGCATACGATAAAAAAACAACCTTACAATAGAAAATTGTTGCAAGCTATTTTAGAAAAAAATATTGATTTGTACGATCATGAAACTATTGTTAATGCTCAAAATCAAAGGCTAATAGGTTTTGGACGTTACGCAGGAATTGTAGGTGCATACAATAGTATTCGGGCATTTGGGATAAAATTCGAATTGTTTAAATTGCCAAAAGCGGAGACATTATCAGGTAAAGAAGCTTTAATTGCACATTTGAAACGATTGGTTTTACCTCCATTAAAATTTGTAATTACTGGAACTGGAAAAGTGGGTAATGGAGCAAAAGAGATTTTGGATGCCATAAAAGTAAAAGAAGTTTCCGTTGAGAATTATTTGACGAAAAATTATACACAACCGGTCTATACTCAAATTGATGTGTTAGATTATAATAAACGGAAAGACGGACAAGTATTGGATTTTACTGATTTTTATGAAAATCCAACAGAATATATTTCTGATTTTAAACGATTTACTACAGTCTCTGATATCTATATTTCAGGGCATTTTCATGCCAATGAAGCTCCGATTATTTTGACTCGTGAAATGCTTCAATCCAAAGATTGTAAAATTAAAATTGTGGCTGATGTCTCTTGTGATGTTAATGGTCCAATAGCTTGCACACTTCGATCATCTACTATTGCGGAACCTTTATATGGGTATTTACCAAGTGAGGATAAGGAAGTTGATGTTTTTCATCCTGCGGCTATTGTGGTTATGGCAGTAGATAATTTACCTTGTGAGTTACCAAAAGATGCCAGTGAGGGATTTGGAGAAATGTTTATGGAGCATGTAATTCCTGCATTTTTCAATGGAGATAAAGATGGAATCTTACAAAGAGCCAAAATAGCAGAAAACGGAAAACTGACTCCAAGATTTAGTTATTTACAAGATTATGTCGACGGGAAATAA
- a CDS encoding LLM class flavin-dependent oxidoreductase: protein MTKNIPISLLELAIITENSNATETLQKTKALAQLADSLGYSRFWLAEHHNMAHVASSATVVLIGYIASQTQNIRVGSGGIMLPNHAPLIIAEQFGTLEILYPNRIDLGLGRAPGTDGLTAQAIRKDFFEQSQRFPQNVAALQEFFSEDNVTAKVRAFPAEGTNVPIWILGSSMDSAALAGANGLPYAFAGHFAPKQMHQAFQFYRDNFEPSEYLDQPKTMACVNAIAADTDEEAEKLSTSLTQMFLNLIRNDRKPLQPPVDSLDGIMREEEHFHVNQMTACSFVGSKKKLETELKQFIEYTQIDELMITSPIFDHEDKLKSIRIMKEVMDTINKK, encoded by the coding sequence ATGACTAAAAATATTCCAATTTCCCTACTTGAATTAGCGATAATTACCGAAAATAGCAATGCAACCGAAACATTACAAAAAACAAAAGCACTGGCACAACTGGCTGATAGTTTAGGGTACAGCCGTTTTTGGTTGGCCGAACATCATAATATGGCGCACGTAGCGAGTTCTGCTACGGTTGTTCTTATTGGTTATATTGCCAGCCAAACACAAAATATCCGTGTGGGTTCCGGTGGCATTATGTTGCCCAATCATGCGCCGCTAATTATTGCGGAACAATTTGGTACTCTTGAAATACTATATCCCAATCGGATTGATTTAGGATTAGGAAGAGCTCCAGGAACAGATGGGTTAACTGCACAAGCGATTCGGAAAGATTTCTTTGAACAATCGCAACGATTTCCTCAAAATGTTGCCGCGCTACAGGAATTTTTCTCTGAGGATAATGTTACTGCAAAAGTACGCGCTTTTCCTGCCGAAGGAACTAATGTTCCCATTTGGATTTTAGGTTCCAGTATGGACAGTGCTGCATTGGCTGGTGCCAATGGATTGCCGTACGCCTTTGCGGGACATTTTGCACCGAAACAAATGCATCAGGCATTTCAATTTTACCGAGATAATTTTGAACCATCGGAATATTTAGACCAACCCAAAACAATGGCATGTGTAAACGCAATTGCAGCTGATACGGATGAAGAAGCCGAAAAATTATCCACCAGTTTAACTCAGATGTTTCTGAATTTGATTCGGAATGATAGAAAGCCATTACAGCCGCCGGTTGATTCCCTCGATGGGATTATGCGTGAAGAAGAACATTTTCATGTGAACCAAATGACTGCTTGTTCCTTTGTGGGAAGCAAAAAGAAATTGGAAACAGAATTGAAGCAATTTATCGAATATACACAAATTGATGAATTGATGATTACCAGCCCAATTTTTGATCACGAAGACAAATTGAAAAGCATTCGAATCATGAAAGAAGTAATGGATACAATTAATAAGAAATAG
- the fumC gene encoding class II fumarate hydratase → MKFRIEKDTMGEVQVPADKYWGAQTERSRNNFKIGPSASMPKEIIEGFAYLKKAAAYANCDLGVLPVEKRDAIGAVCDEILAGKLDNEFPLVIWQTGSGTQSNMNVNEVVANRAQVLKGFNIGEGEQFIKANDDVNKSQSSNDTFPTGMHIAAYKAVVEVTIPGVEKLRDTLHAKAVEFNNVVKIGRTHLMDATPLTLGQEISGYVAQLNYGLKAVKNTLAHLSEVALGGTAVGTGLNTPEGYDVKVAEYIAEFTGHPFVTAENKFEALAAHDAIVETHGALKQLAVSLNKIANDVRMLASGPRSGIGEILIPENEPGSSIMPGKVNPTQCEALTMVCAQVMGNDVAISVGGMQGHYELNVFKPLMAANFLQSARLLGDACMSFDEHCAQGIEPNYKRIKELVDNSLMLVTALNTKIGYYKSAEIAQTAHRNGTTLKEEAVRLGYVTPEDFDAWVKPEDMVGSLK, encoded by the coding sequence ATGAAATTCAGAATAGAAAAAGACACCATGGGTGAAGTGCAAGTTCCAGCTGATAAATATTGGGGCGCACAAACAGAACGTTCAAGAAATAACTTCAAAATAGGTCCATCGGCTTCCATGCCAAAAGAAATTATTGAAGGTTTTGCTTATCTTAAAAAAGCAGCGGCTTATGCCAATTGTGATTTAGGTGTTTTACCTGTCGAAAAACGAGATGCCATTGGTGCAGTTTGTGACGAAATTCTAGCTGGAAAATTAGATAACGAATTCCCATTAGTGATTTGGCAAACAGGTTCAGGTACGCAAAGTAACATGAACGTAAATGAAGTAGTTGCAAATCGTGCGCAAGTTCTTAAAGGATTCAACATTGGCGAAGGCGAGCAATTCATTAAAGCCAATGATGATGTGAATAAATCACAATCTTCAAATGACACTTTCCCTACAGGAATGCACATTGCAGCGTATAAAGCAGTTGTAGAAGTTACGATTCCCGGTGTTGAAAAATTAAGAGATACACTTCATGCAAAAGCTGTTGAATTCAATAATGTTGTAAAAATAGGTCGTACCCATTTAATGGATGCTACGCCGCTAACATTAGGACAGGAAATTTCAGGATATGTAGCGCAATTGAACTACGGTTTGAAAGCGGTAAAAAATACTTTGGCACACTTATCAGAAGTGGCTTTGGGAGGAACTGCAGTAGGAACCGGATTAAATACACCAGAAGGATATGACGTAAAAGTAGCGGAATATATTGCTGAGTTTACCGGACATCCATTTGTAACTGCCGAAAATAAATTTGAAGCGCTGGCAGCACACGATGCCATTGTAGAAACACACGGAGCCTTAAAACAACTGGCGGTTTCATTGAATAAAATTGCAAATGATGTACGTATGCTAGCTTCTGGACCACGTTCAGGAATTGGAGAAATCCTTATTCCAGAAAATGAGCCAGGATCTTCCATCATGCCAGGAAAAGTAAACCCGACACAATGTGAAGCATTGACTATGGTTTGCGCACAGGTTATGGGGAATGATGTTGCAATCTCTGTTGGAGGAATGCAAGGTCATTATGAATTGAATGTTTTCAAACCATTGATGGCTGCAAATTTCTTGCAATCAGCCAGATTACTTGGTGACGCTTGTATGTCTTTTGACGAACATTGCGCACAAGGCATAGAGCCTAACTACAAACGTATCAAAGAATTAGTTGACAATTCATTGATGTTAGTTACGGCTTTGAATACTAAAATAGGATATTACAAGTCAGCTGAAATTGCTCAAACTGCACACAGAAACGGAACAACATTAAAAGAAGAAGCTGTTCGTTTAGGATATGTAACTCCAGAAGATTTTGATGCTTGGGTTAAACCGGAAGATATGGTAGGAAGCCTTAAATAA
- a CDS encoding TonB-dependent receptor domain-containing protein translates to MKKIKSVLILVLFFTTLFSFAQQGPAVPKIKITGKVVEKISKQPLEYATITFLIPNSPKPVAGGITNPNGEFDIEVKPGIYDIKIEFISFKINEIKQKNLQKSTSLGLISLVEDANQLNEVVIRSEKTTVEIKLDKKVYNVGSDLMVKGGTVSDVLDNIPSVSVDVEGNISLRGNENVRVLIDGRPSNAINIAEALRLIPADAIDKVEVITNPSARYDAEGGGGLLNIVLKKGKNQGLNGTFIASTGYPETYGLSGTLNYKSKNFNLFTTQGYNDRSNPGNAFTDSRYLNADNSTRNYVNETRENERDNKGYNGNFGMEWYLTESLAWTNTFNYRKSNGINVDNVFQNNYDAGFNYDYTRNRINLENSDSENVEFATNFTKKFKKDGHKLTIDGSFSTNDDINDALITDTATNTSVVKFDNTINNQTQSRNLLQMDYVLPFGKSSQFEAGYRGDFSELLTDYRVDNDGVINNNFTNTLEYKEKVNALYTQYGVKINKFSALFGLRFEDSNIEINQLATNDFNTKKYNNFFPSAFFTYEISDKSSASVSYSRRIQRPRGRMLNPFSNLSSNINIFVGNPDLDPAFSDAIDFGYIKRWDKLTFNTSLYINKTTDVFQFARRESGDFVNGTPIIISSPINLATEYRTGFEFTLNYSPYKWWKLNSNFNFFRNETQGDFTYTDFNNNEVVQDFDNIATSWSTRLTSKITLPYKIDWQTNATYNGPQNNAQGRSLGIFAANIAFSKDVLKDKGTLSFNVSDVFNSRKRMVESNLPGIVSSYSEMQWRERQFSLSFTYRFNKPKNEREQPKRNQNENEGGDYQG, encoded by the coding sequence ATGAAAAAAATAAAATCCGTTTTAATTCTTGTTCTATTTTTCACTACCCTATTCAGCTTTGCTCAACAAGGTCCTGCAGTACCTAAAATCAAAATAACAGGAAAAGTTGTTGAAAAAATAAGCAAACAACCTCTTGAATACGCTACAATTACTTTTTTAATTCCGAACAGTCCAAAACCTGTTGCTGGCGGAATTACAAATCCAAATGGTGAATTTGATATTGAAGTTAAACCGGGTATTTATGATATAAAAATTGAATTTATATCTTTCAAAATAAACGAAATCAAACAAAAAAACCTTCAAAAAAGCACTAGCTTAGGTTTAATCAGTTTAGTTGAAGATGCAAATCAATTGAATGAAGTTGTTATTCGCTCTGAAAAAACAACTGTTGAAATAAAATTAGACAAAAAAGTATATAATGTTGGTAGCGACCTTATGGTAAAAGGTGGAACTGTAAGTGATGTTTTAGATAATATTCCTTCAGTATCTGTTGATGTCGAAGGAAATATAAGTCTTCGTGGCAATGAAAATGTACGTGTATTAATTGATGGAAGACCATCAAATGCGATTAATATTGCGGAGGCGTTGCGATTAATTCCAGCCGATGCAATTGATAAAGTAGAAGTTATTACCAATCCATCTGCTAGATATGACGCTGAAGGTGGTGGAGGTTTACTAAATATTGTATTGAAAAAAGGAAAAAATCAAGGTTTAAACGGTACTTTCATAGCTTCAACTGGATATCCTGAAACTTATGGTTTGAGTGGTACTCTAAACTATAAATCAAAAAACTTTAACCTTTTTACTACACAAGGATACAATGACCGCAGTAATCCTGGAAACGCATTTACAGATTCAAGGTATTTGAACGCTGATAATTCAACTCGAAATTATGTAAATGAAACCAGAGAAAACGAAAGAGACAATAAAGGATACAATGGAAATTTTGGAATGGAATGGTATTTAACGGAAAGCCTTGCTTGGACCAATACCTTCAACTACAGAAAAAGTAATGGTATCAACGTGGATAATGTTTTCCAAAATAATTATGATGCAGGGTTCAATTATGACTATACTCGTAATCGTATCAATTTAGAAAATAGCGACAGTGAAAATGTAGAATTTGCAACAAACTTCACTAAGAAATTTAAAAAAGACGGTCATAAATTAACAATTGACGGTTCGTTCTCTACAAATGATGACATCAACGATGCATTAATAACTGACACTGCTACAAATACTAGTGTTGTAAAATTTGACAATACTATTAATAATCAAACTCAAAGCAGAAATTTACTTCAAATGGATTATGTATTACCTTTTGGAAAAAGTAGCCAGTTTGAAGCTGGATACCGTGGAGATTTCTCAGAATTACTTACAGATTACAGAGTTGATAATGATGGTGTAATCAATAATAACTTCACTAATACATTAGAATATAAAGAAAAAGTAAATGCGCTTTACACCCAATATGGTGTAAAGATTAATAAATTTTCAGCTTTATTTGGTTTGCGTTTTGAAGATTCTAATATTGAAATCAATCAATTAGCTACTAACGATTTCAATACTAAAAAGTACAATAACTTTTTTCCAAGTGCGTTTTTTACTTATGAAATCTCAGACAAAAGTAGCGCTTCTGTAAGTTATAGCCGAAGAATTCAAAGACCTAGAGGAAGAATGTTGAACCCCTTCAGTAACTTATCAAGTAACATCAATATTTTTGTTGGAAATCCAGATTTAGATCCTGCGTTTTCAGATGCTATTGATTTTGGCTATATCAAAAGATGGGATAAATTGACCTTTAATACTTCGTTATATATAAATAAAACAACTGATGTTTTTCAATTTGCAAGAAGAGAATCAGGTGATTTTGTAAATGGAACACCTATAATTATTAGTTCTCCAATTAACCTAGCAACTGAATACAGAACAGGATTTGAATTTACATTGAACTACTCTCCTTATAAATGGTGGAAATTAAACAGTAATTTCAATTTCTTCAGAAACGAAACTCAAGGTGATTTTACCTATACTGATTTTAATAACAATGAAGTAGTACAAGATTTTGATAATATAGCAACATCATGGTCTACAAGATTGACATCAAAAATCACATTACCATACAAAATTGACTGGCAGACTAATGCAACTTATAACGGCCCACAAAATAACGCACAAGGAAGAAGCTTAGGTATTTTTGCAGCAAACATAGCATTCAGCAAAGATGTACTAAAGGACAAAGGAACACTTTCATTCAACGTGAGCGATGTATTCAATTCCAGAAAAAGAATGGTAGAAAGTAATCTTCCAGGAATTGTAAGTTCTTACAGTGAAATGCAATGGAGAGAAAGACAGTTTAGTTTATCATTTACCTATCGTTTTAACAAACCAAAGAACGAAAGGGAGCAACCTAAACGAAATCAAAATGAAAATGAAGGTGGTGACTATCAAGGATAA
- the arsC gene encoding arsenate reductase (glutaredoxin) (This arsenate reductase requires both glutathione and glutaredoxin to convert arsenate to arsenite, after which the efflux transporter formed by ArsA and ArsB can extrude the arsenite from the cell, providing resistance.) — protein MIQIYHNSRCGKSRNCLTFLENTKKEFEIINYLTNPPSFEELSALIKKLNIKPIELVRQKEKIWIENFKNLNLNDEEIIRAMVANPILIERPIVINGKSAIIGRDLEKVAAFIV, from the coding sequence ATGATACAAATATACCATAATTCCCGCTGCGGAAAATCTAGAAATTGCCTTACATTTTTGGAAAACACAAAAAAAGAGTTTGAAATCATCAATTATCTGACAAACCCACCCTCATTTGAAGAACTGTCTGCTCTCATCAAAAAATTAAATATAAAACCTATTGAATTAGTACGCCAAAAAGAAAAAATTTGGATAGAAAACTTTAAAAATTTGAATTTGAATGACGAAGAAATCATTCGAGCTATGGTAGCAAATCCCATTCTAATTGAAAGACCAATTGTAATTAATGGAAAATCAGCGATTATAGGACGTGATTTAGAGAAAGTAGCCGCTTTTATTGTATAA